The sequence below is a genomic window from Bacteroidota bacterium.
CATCTGCCTCAGGTTGGTGTTTTCACCAACCTGCACAGACACACGAAACCGACCCCGCAACTTAAAAAGCAATTTTTCAATGAATGGATTAGCAAAAATATTATGAATGATAGTTTGTATAACGATTCGCTGGTAATAGATTTTATTGCGAACTCAACACAAGAAAATAAAAATGTTTTGTTATTGATGCATCATTTTAATAATGAAAATTATACGCAAGCAGCATACCATTTGGCACTATTAAAGGCAATACAAAATACAATTCCATTTTCAATTTGTACACTTATTTGTTTACAAAAAATTAACAAGGGCAAATTGGAGTTAACCAAAAAAGATAAAGCAAGTTTAAGTTCATACTCAAATAACAACAACATGGATGGAGCCATTGCACAAGGCTATATGAAAAATAATTTTGGCAAAACACAAAAATTTATGCCGGAAACTATTGGAGGCAAAATACCAAAGATTGCCTTTAATGTCGATAAAAGTGAAACAGCATCAGATATTTTACTTTATCCGCAACCTGCAAACGAAACAGTAAATATAAAAATCACAAATGTACATAAGGGTACAGGTGAGTTGCATGTAAAAGACATTACCGGAAAGCAAATTGAAACTATTTTAGTTCAGAACATCGCAGTTGAATTCAATTTCTCAACTTCATTATTTAAAAATGGTGTGTACATAATTGAAGCATTAGATGCTAATATGGTGAAAGTTGGCACGCAAAAATTAATTGTAGGTAAGTAATGAATAAAATATTATTTATTCCAAGGGGGTTGCTAACCCTCTTGGTTTTTTATGCTACAATTCAAAATACGATTGGTCAATCATTTAATTATACCTTACATGAAGGCATAGATAATTTATTTAATATAATTCCT
It includes:
- a CDS encoding T9SS type A sorting domain-containing protein, with translation MNDSLYNDSLVIDFIANSTQENKNVLLLMHHFNNENYTQAAYHLALLKAIQNTIPFSICTLICLQKINKGKLELTKKDKASLSSYSNNNNMDGAIAQGYMKNNFGKTQKFMPETIGGKIPKIAFNVDKSETASDILLYPQPANETVNIKITNVHKGTGELHVKDITGKQIETILVQNIAVEFNFSTSLFKNGVYIIEALDANMVKVGTQKLIVGK